One genomic window of Gossypium hirsutum isolate 1008001.06 chromosome D11, Gossypium_hirsutum_v2.1, whole genome shotgun sequence includes the following:
- the LOC107921763 gene encoding uncharacterized protein, with protein sequence MSGAQGALPKELKTATIYESIQGGENKSKTELRSKEDEGGIQVDRLEDKVKDPTGEGGPIFGSPSPNNDDNQDLGIIGTA encoded by the coding sequence ATGTCAGGGGCACAAGGAGCATTGCCCAAGGAGTTGAAGACGGCAACGATATATGAATCAATACAAGGAGGAGAGAATAAGAGCAAAACGGAGCTGAGGTCCAAGGAGGATGAGGGTGGCATTCAGGTTGATAGGCTGGAGGACAAGGTGAAAGATCCTACTGGCGAAGGTGGCCCTATCTTTGGCTCTCCCTCTCCCAACAACGATGACAACCAAGACTTGGGCATTATTGGCACAGCCTAG
- the LOC107921615 gene encoding kinetochore protein SPC24 homolog: MGESMRMIDVEKLISYSDDVVEVLKDKRDINNLTQCFQHFNDLRSHCDADSNEVHRLLREYEEKIEACKKKTEQAKLEAADGAEMEYLQKEYQEELEKERGLEEELR; this comes from the exons ATGGGGGAATCCATGAGAATGATCGATGTGGAGAAGCTGATATCTTACAGTGACGACGTGGTGGAGGTATTGAAGGACAAAAGGGACATTAACAACTTGACGCAGTGTTTTCAGCACTTTAACGATCTCCGCTCGCATTGCGACGCTGATTCCAATGAGGTTCATCGATTGCTTCGAG AATATGAGGAAAAGATAGAAGCGTGCAAGAAGAAAACAGAACAGGCAAAATTGGAGGCTGCTGATGGTGCTGAAATGGAGTATCTGCAGAAGGAATACCAAGAAGAGCTTGAAAAAGAACGTGGACTTGAAGAGGAGCTTAGATAA